A part of Reinekea thalattae genomic DNA contains:
- a CDS encoding pseudouridine-5'-phosphate glycosidase, whose translation MNKYLDIHPTVAEALAQNKPVVALESTIISHGMPWPENAETAKLVEQTVRESGATPATIAIINGRLKVGLSEQEIDALAKEGLAVTKCSRRDLPFVVANKKMGATTVAATMIIAQMAGIKVFATGGIGGVHRGAQQSFDISADLQELGQTSVAVVCAGAKSILDLALTREYLETLGVPVLGYQTDSLPAFYTRSSEHSIDYRQDSPEQVAQFLAAKWQMGLEGGVVIANPIPEQYAMPTEKITAAVEQALAEAEEQGITGKQSTPFLLARVAELTGGDSLASNIQLVLNNARLGAQIAVQYCQQ comes from the coding sequence ATGAATAAGTATTTAGATATCCACCCAACTGTTGCTGAAGCTTTAGCGCAAAATAAGCCAGTCGTTGCATTGGAAAGCACTATTATTTCTCACGGTATGCCGTGGCCAGAAAATGCCGAAACCGCCAAGCTCGTTGAGCAGACGGTACGTGAAAGTGGTGCTACACCGGCGACCATTGCGATCATTAATGGTCGGCTAAAAGTTGGCCTGAGTGAACAAGAAATCGATGCGCTAGCCAAAGAGGGTTTGGCGGTGACTAAGTGTTCACGTCGAGACTTACCCTTTGTTGTTGCCAATAAAAAGATGGGAGCAACGACTGTTGCCGCAACCATGATTATCGCGCAAATGGCCGGTATTAAAGTATTTGCTACCGGCGGCATTGGTGGCGTACATCGCGGCGCGCAACAAAGTTTTGATATCTCGGCTGACTTGCAAGAGCTTGGGCAAACCAGTGTCGCGGTTGTCTGTGCTGGTGCAAAATCGATTTTAGATTTAGCGCTGACGCGTGAATATTTAGAAACCTTAGGTGTGCCAGTGTTGGGTTACCAAACCGATAGCCTGCCAGCTTTTTATACTCGCAGCAGTGAGCACAGCATCGATTACCGCCAAGATAGCCCAGAGCAGGTGGCGCAATTTTTAGCGGCTAAATGGCAAATGGGTTTAGAGGGCGGCGTTGTCATCGCCAATCCTATTCCAGAGCAGTACGCTATGCCGACCGAAAAGATTACTGCTGCAGTAGAGCAGGCGTTAGCTGAGGCGGAAGAGCAGGGCATTACAGGTAAACAGTCGACGCCGTTCTTACTGGCTCGGGTTGCCGAATTAACCGGTGGCGATAGCCTTGCCAGCAATATTCAGTTGGTGCTCAATAACGCCCGTTTAGGGGCGCAAATTGCTGTGCAATATTGCCAGCAATAA
- the mnmC gene encoding bifunctional tRNA (5-methylaminomethyl-2-thiouridine)(34)-methyltransferase MnmD/FAD-dependent 5-carboxymethylaminomethyl-2-thiouridine(34) oxidoreductase MnmC, which yields MKKAQLSFTDDGTPCSTEFGDSYFSKGEGVAETEFVFLQQNQLEQRFAQLAPQQNFTIAETGFGTGLSFMLAWQLFLQSASKHSRLTFISCEKYPIDKHQLAQIHQQWPQLAALSEQLLAQYPPSLEGFHLLEFGQVRLLLMYGDAQQVYSELSASVDAWFLDGFSPALNADMWQPALFQQINRLSKKGTTAATFTAARIVKDGLMGAGFKLTRSQGYGRKRHKLRGDFIGICGATTQQGWPSSELPIHTRINSGQQCVAVIGAGIAGICTAVELVKRGCQVTLFEKQSQAATGGSGNLQGAVYAKLSAKLNDASQFYSQALIIAQRALASLPETVPHQVSGLVQLAHNDAELKKLNAFLSGDIPSELAEVKTAAELSELTGVAIENPGLWFANGGWLSPSALIQHYIVEHSIELKTNTEIIQLAQQNKQWTLTSADKTEYRFDQVVIATAVDALKFKQSAHLPINKIAGQVSYLKTTEQTKQLRAVICSDRYIMPNHNEQVILGSTFRLKSDDISVTEQDHQQNLSALDARLPALNLAEQQPTGGRAGVRCTSPDYLPLVGSLCDAELFEQQFQTSVQRKLTHRQAPMPQLDGLWLNIAHGSKGLCSAPYCGKILAALMTGEPVPLQASLINKLSPNRFQVRNMMRAQRQATK from the coding sequence ATGAAAAAAGCACAACTGAGTTTTACCGACGACGGCACTCCCTGCTCAACCGAATTTGGCGACTCTTACTTTTCTAAGGGCGAAGGCGTTGCCGAAACCGAGTTTGTTTTTTTACAGCAAAATCAATTAGAGCAGCGCTTTGCTCAGCTAGCGCCACAACAAAACTTCACCATCGCAGAAACCGGCTTTGGCACGGGTTTAAGCTTTATGCTCGCTTGGCAGCTATTTTTACAGAGTGCCAGCAAGCACAGCCGACTCACCTTTATTAGCTGTGAAAAATACCCAATCGATAAACACCAACTGGCTCAAATCCACCAGCAATGGCCACAATTGGCAGCCTTAAGTGAGCAGTTACTGGCTCAATACCCGCCATCGCTCGAGGGCTTTCACCTGTTAGAGTTTGGCCAAGTGCGGCTACTGTTGATGTATGGCGATGCTCAGCAGGTTTACAGCGAACTCTCTGCCAGTGTTGATGCTTGGTTTTTAGACGGCTTTAGTCCAGCGCTGAATGCCGATATGTGGCAGCCAGCCTTATTCCAACAGATCAACCGATTAAGCAAAAAAGGCACAACGGCGGCAACCTTTACCGCGGCTCGTATCGTTAAAGATGGCTTGATGGGCGCGGGCTTTAAACTCACTCGCAGCCAAGGTTATGGCCGTAAACGTCATAAGTTGCGTGGTGATTTTATTGGCATTTGCGGTGCAACCACTCAGCAAGGCTGGCCAAGCTCAGAACTGCCAATCCACACTCGAATAAACTCCGGCCAGCAATGTGTTGCCGTCATTGGTGCTGGCATCGCCGGTATTTGTACGGCAGTAGAATTAGTCAAACGAGGCTGCCAAGTCACACTGTTTGAAAAACAGAGCCAAGCCGCTACTGGCGGTTCTGGCAATTTACAGGGCGCCGTTTACGCCAAGCTTTCAGCCAAGTTAAACGATGCCAGCCAGTTTTACAGCCAAGCGTTAATCATCGCTCAACGCGCACTAGCAAGCCTTCCTGAAACGGTTCCTCATCAGGTGAGTGGGTTAGTCCAGCTGGCGCATAACGATGCCGAACTAAAAAAGCTTAACGCCTTTTTAAGCGGTGATATTCCGAGTGAATTGGCCGAGGTAAAAACCGCCGCTGAACTTTCTGAACTAACTGGCGTAGCAATTGAAAACCCCGGCTTATGGTTTGCCAACGGCGGCTGGCTTTCGCCCAGCGCGCTGATTCAGCACTACATTGTCGAACACTCAATCGAGCTAAAAACCAACACAGAAATTATCCAGTTGGCGCAACAGAATAAGCAGTGGACATTAACCAGCGCCGATAAAACAGAATACCGGTTCGATCAGGTGGTTATCGCAACGGCGGTCGATGCATTGAAGTTTAAACAAAGTGCTCATCTTCCGATCAACAAGATTGCAGGCCAAGTCAGCTATCTAAAAACCACCGAACAGACAAAACAGCTGCGCGCCGTGATTTGCAGCGACCGCTACATTATGCCCAACCATAACGAGCAAGTTATTTTGGGTAGCACCTTCCGTTTAAAAAGCGATGATATTTCTGTCACGGAACAGGATCACCAGCAGAACCTTAGCGCGCTGGATGCTCGATTGCCTGCACTGAATCTAGCAGAACAACAACCTACCGGTGGGCGAGCAGGCGTGCGTTGCACATCACCAGATTATCTACCGTTAGTCGGAAGCCTTTGTGACGCAGAATTGTTTGAGCAGCAGTTTCAAACCTCTGTACAGCGCAAACTGACTCACCGCCAAGCCCCAATGCCGCAGTTGGATGGTTTGTGGCTAAATATTGCTCACGGCTCAAAGGGTTTATGCAGCGCGCCATACTGCGGAAAAATATTGGCCGCATTAATGACAGGCGAGCCAGTTCCATTGCAAGCCTCGTTAATAAACAAGCTCAGCCCAAACCGGTTTCAGGTTCGCAACATGATGCGCGCACAACGTCAGGCTACAAAGTAA
- a CDS encoding carbohydrate kinase codes for MNDLERKILTAIKQQPMATQQELAAALQLSRESVAGYISRLTQKGAILGKGYILPNANNIVVLGGANVDLTGTSTANFRMGDSNPGVVNQSAGGVGRNIAENLARLGNDVSMLSLVGHDHRGRFLIEHAREVGISTDDIIQHPDFATSSYLAMNNEQGELVGAIADMAIIDQLTPALLADKLPRLQAATTLVVEANLLPETLSWLAQQKLSAPIIADAVSAAKAPRLIPLLAKIDVLKVNRFEALAILKKPETDSSSVEQLIDELLAQGVGSVLLSLAEQGVMYGDAEHKYLQSVPACQIASDTGAGDALIAGYVHSLKLTEQIKPRLGFAIACAVATLESKDAVSTLLTETYVCQRFADFLTTTEFPLTELESHSNE; via the coding sequence ATGAATGATTTAGAACGTAAGATTCTCACCGCTATCAAGCAGCAACCGATGGCAACTCAGCAGGAGTTGGCCGCAGCGTTGCAGTTATCACGCGAGTCGGTAGCGGGCTATATTTCTCGGTTGACGCAAAAGGGCGCTATTCTTGGTAAGGGCTATATTCTGCCAAATGCCAACAATATCGTGGTGCTAGGCGGTGCCAATGTCGATTTAACCGGTACCAGTACCGCCAATTTCCGCATGGGCGATTCAAACCCCGGCGTGGTTAACCAAAGCGCCGGTGGCGTGGGTCGTAATATCGCCGAAAATTTAGCTCGGCTCGGCAACGATGTTTCCATGTTGAGTTTGGTGGGTCACGACCATCGAGGTCGGTTTTTAATCGAGCATGCCCGAGAAGTCGGTATTAGCACCGACGACATCATCCAGCACCCTGATTTTGCTACCAGCAGCTATTTAGCGATGAATAATGAGCAGGGCGAATTAGTTGGTGCGATTGCCGATATGGCGATTATTGATCAACTCACACCAGCCTTGCTGGCGGATAAACTGCCTCGGCTACAGGCCGCAACGACTCTTGTGGTCGAAGCCAATTTACTCCCAGAAACGTTAAGCTGGCTTGCACAGCAAAAGCTTTCTGCTCCCATTATTGCCGATGCCGTTTCTGCGGCGAAGGCGCCTCGGTTAATTCCTTTATTGGCAAAAATCGATGTGCTTAAAGTGAATCGCTTTGAAGCATTAGCGATTTTGAAGAAACCAGAAACCGACAGCAGCAGCGTTGAGCAGCTAATTGATGAATTGCTGGCGCAAGGCGTCGGTTCGGTTTTGCTGAGCCTAGCCGAGCAGGGTGTAATGTACGGTGACGCCGAGCATAAGTACCTACAGTCGGTGCCGGCTTGCCAAATAGCCAGTGATACCGGCGCCGGCGATGCGTTGATTGCCGGCTACGTGCATAGCCTTAAATTGACGGAACAGATCAAGCCACGCCTTGGCTTTGCCATTGCTTGTGCTGTCGCCACGCTGGAATCGAAAGATGCGGTTTCAACACTATTAACCGAGACCTATGTTTGCCAGCGATTTGCAGACTTTTTAACCACCACCGAATTCCCTTTAACCGAATTGGAAAGCCACTCAAATGAATAA
- a CDS encoding TIGR04211 family SH3 domain-containing protein: MPSRSVVKLLLVFSLFSAPIATFAETAWLSDVLWVSIRSEPSSSGRVLKVIQSGTRMEVLEAPDGSSYSRVRTDAGLEGWIPRRYLASEQTSALKIANIEAEKNQLQNQIEDLEKKYSDLLTDKGDVNGEILTLRTDNAELTKELNRIRAISSDAIDLDARIQEVSEENANLKNENDVLKAENQSLREYNDNQWLLAGGGLIILGIILGVILPRVAGKKRRDSWS, from the coding sequence ATGCCTTCCAGATCCGTCGTTAAACTGTTACTTGTCTTCTCACTGTTTTCTGCACCTATTGCGACGTTCGCAGAAACCGCTTGGTTAAGTGATGTATTATGGGTCAGCATTCGTTCAGAGCCATCCAGTTCTGGCCGTGTCCTAAAAGTCATTCAGTCGGGCACTCGCATGGAAGTTTTAGAAGCACCTGACGGCAGCAGCTACAGCCGTGTTCGAACCGATGCCGGCCTAGAAGGTTGGATTCCTCGTCGCTACTTGGCCAGTGAACAGACCAGTGCACTTAAGATTGCCAATATCGAAGCAGAGAAAAACCAGCTGCAAAACCAAATTGAAGATCTAGAGAAAAAGTACTCTGATCTACTGACCGACAAAGGCGACGTAAACGGCGAAATTTTAACCTTACGTACCGACAACGCCGAATTAACTAAAGAACTGAACCGTATTCGAGCGATCAGCAGTGATGCGATTGACCTTGATGCGCGTATCCAAGAAGTTTCAGAAGAAAACGCCAACCTAAAAAATGAAAACGATGTGTTAAAAGCCGAGAACCAATCATTGCGTGAATACAATGATAACCAGTGGTTATTGGCTGGCGGCGGTCTAATCATCCTAGGTATTATTCTGGGTGTTATCCTACCTCGCGTTGCGGGTAAAAAGCGTCGCGACAGCTGGTCTTAA